One window of the Pedobacter ginsengisoli genome contains the following:
- the infB gene encoding translation initiation factor IF-2 — protein MSDDKPIILFKAVKELNVGIATAVEFLEKKGFSVENKPTTKLSRDMYNALLKEFQGDKIVKEEANQIVIGKIRRDEPEVTEKVAEAPRKNVEFENEGVLIKNLHSYTPPAEKPKEEVPAKPEAPAEKADESSLPGVKIVGKINLDDLNSKTRPVKAEEAPAPVPAPEPKAPVAEEPVKEVVKEEKPVEKVEKPVEEVKQEVVKPVEEAKPVVEQPKVAEQPVVVKAPEPVVPKAAPVTPPPAPKVEKPEESEVIKARSVKLSGPNIIGKIVLPTTPDRKSQPVASSADSADAKRKRKRKKTPGGHPGQGGHGQPSGGNQHGGQAGQQGQPGQQKPAAPIGNRPDFRNNTNNTANRPNFRNNKPGGGHSHSGPKEEPTEKEIQDQIKATLARLSGAGKSGKFAQRAKLRRQKRDDVALSADEAAMEQELQSRVLKVTEFVTANELATMMDEPVTKIIATCMSLGMFVSINQRLDAETLTIVADEFGYEIQFVKPDDESDVIIEEEDSEEDLLPRAPVVTIMGHVDHGKTSLLDYIRKANVVAGEAGGITQHIGAYMVTTSTGKKVTFLDTPGHEAFTAMRARGAKVADIAIIVVAADDAVMPQTKEAINHAQAAGVPLVFAFTKIDKPGANSDKIREQLSIMNILVEDWGGNFQSQEISGKSGLNVDLLLEKVLLEAELLDLKANPNKRATGSVIEATLDKGRGIVTTVLVQAGTLKIGDPILAGSYSGRVKALFNERGQKVDKAGPSVPVQVLGMQGAPTAGDRFNALESEVEAREIANKRLQLMREQGLRTQKHITLDEIGRRLAIGNFKELNLIVKGDVDGSIEALSDSLLKLSTEEIQINIISKAVGQISESDVLLASASDAIIIGFQVRPSSGARKLAEAEQIDIRLYSIIYDAINEIKAAMEGMLAPEFEEKITANVEIRETFKITKVGTIAGCMVLDGTITRNSKIRIVRDGVVIYTGELASLKRYKDDVKEVSRGYECGLNIHNFNNIEVGDIVEAYEQVEVKRKL, from the coding sequence ATGTCAGACGACAAACCAATAATTTTATTTAAAGCAGTTAAGGAACTTAACGTAGGGATAGCTACGGCCGTTGAGTTCCTGGAAAAGAAAGGCTTTTCTGTTGAGAATAAACCCACTACTAAGCTCTCTCGCGACATGTATAATGCGCTGTTAAAAGAGTTTCAGGGCGATAAAATCGTAAAAGAAGAAGCCAATCAGATTGTTATTGGTAAAATTCGTCGTGATGAACCTGAAGTAACTGAGAAAGTTGCTGAGGCACCTAGAAAAAATGTTGAATTCGAAAACGAAGGCGTTTTAATAAAGAATCTTCATTCATATACTCCTCCAGCTGAGAAGCCTAAGGAAGAAGTTCCGGCTAAACCGGAAGCTCCTGCAGAAAAAGCAGATGAAAGCTCTTTGCCAGGTGTTAAAATAGTAGGAAAAATAAATCTTGATGATTTAAATTCTAAAACGCGCCCGGTTAAAGCTGAAGAAGCTCCTGCGCCTGTTCCGGCTCCAGAGCCTAAAGCTCCGGTTGCTGAAGAGCCAGTTAAGGAAGTTGTAAAAGAAGAAAAACCAGTTGAGAAGGTTGAAAAACCAGTAGAAGAGGTAAAACAAGAGGTTGTAAAGCCTGTTGAAGAAGCTAAACCTGTGGTTGAGCAACCTAAAGTTGCAGAACAACCAGTAGTAGTGAAAGCCCCGGAACCAGTAGTGCCTAAGGCTGCGCCTGTTACTCCTCCACCGGCTCCTAAAGTTGAAAAGCCTGAGGAATCAGAGGTTATTAAGGCTCGTTCAGTAAAGCTTTCAGGTCCGAATATTATAGGTAAAATTGTATTGCCTACAACACCAGATCGTAAATCTCAGCCTGTTGCATCTTCTGCTGATAGTGCTGATGCGAAGAGAAAACGTAAGCGTAAAAAAACTCCGGGAGGGCATCCTGGTCAGGGTGGTCATGGCCAACCTTCAGGTGGTAACCAACACGGCGGACAGGCAGGACAACAAGGGCAACCGGGTCAGCAAAAACCTGCAGCCCCTATAGGTAACAGACCGGATTTTAGAAATAACACAAACAATACTGCCAACAGGCCTAATTTTAGGAACAATAAACCAGGTGGAGGTCATAGCCACAGTGGTCCTAAAGAAGAACCTACGGAAAAAGAAATACAAGATCAGATTAAAGCCACGCTTGCACGTTTAAGTGGAGCAGGTAAATCTGGTAAGTTTGCTCAGCGTGCTAAATTACGTCGTCAAAAACGTGATGATGTTGCGCTTTCAGCAGACGAGGCTGCAATGGAACAAGAATTGCAATCGAGAGTTTTAAAGGTTACAGAGTTTGTTACGGCAAATGAATTGGCTACAATGATGGATGAACCAGTTACAAAGATTATCGCAACTTGTATGAGTTTGGGAATGTTTGTATCTATTAACCAACGTTTGGATGCTGAAACCTTAACAATTGTTGCTGATGAGTTTGGTTACGAAATTCAATTCGTTAAACCGGATGATGAAAGCGATGTTATTATTGAAGAAGAGGATTCTGAAGAGGATTTATTGCCGAGAGCACCTGTTGTTACCATTATGGGACACGTGGATCATGGTAAAACATCTTTGCTGGATTACATCCGTAAAGCGAATGTAGTAGCCGGTGAGGCGGGTGGTATTACCCAGCACATTGGTGCTTACATGGTAACTACTTCGACCGGTAAAAAAGTTACTTTCTTAGATACTCCGGGTCACGAGGCCTTTACGGCGATGCGTGCTCGTGGTGCTAAGGTAGCAGATATTGCAATTATTGTTGTAGCTGCGGATGATGCGGTGATGCCTCAAACAAAAGAGGCTATTAACCATGCTCAGGCTGCGGGCGTACCATTGGTGTTTGCCTTTACAAAAATTGACAAACCAGGTGCAAACTCAGATAAAATACGTGAGCAATTATCGATAATGAATATCCTTGTTGAGGATTGGGGTGGAAACTTCCAGTCGCAGGAGATATCTGGTAAAAGCGGTTTAAATGTTGACTTACTTTTAGAGAAAGTTTTACTAGAGGCAGAGTTGTTAGACTTAAAAGCTAATCCTAATAAACGTGCAACAGGTAGTGTAATTGAGGCAACTTTGGATAAAGGACGTGGTATTGTTACTACGGTTCTTGTACAGGCAGGTACATTAAAAATTGGTGACCCTATTTTGGCAGGTAGTTATAGCGGACGTGTAAAAGCGTTGTTTAACGAACGTGGACAAAAAGTTGATAAAGCAGGCCCATCAGTACCGGTTCAGGTATTGGGTATGCAAGGTGCGCCTACTGCAGGTGATAGATTCAATGCACTTGAAAGTGAAGTTGAAGCAAGAGAAATTGCAAACAAACGTTTACAATTGATGCGTGAACAGGGGCTTCGTACTCAGAAACACATTACTCTTGATGAGATTGGTCGTCGTTTAGCAATTGGTAACTTTAAAGAGCTTAACCTGATTGTTAAAGGTGATGTGGATGGTTCAATTGAAGCACTATCTGATTCATTACTGAAACTTTCTACTGAAGAGATTCAAATCAATATCATTAGTAAAGCTGTAGGTCAGATCTCTGAATCTGATGTATTGTTAGCTTCTGCTTCTGATGCGATCATTATAGGTTTCCAGGTTCGCCCGTCGTCAGGTGCGCGTAAACTGGCAGAGGCTGAGCAGATAGATATCCGCTTATATTCTATCATCTACGATGCAATCAATGAGATTAAAGCGGCGATGGAAGGTATGTTGGCTCCTGAGTTTGAAGAGAAAATCACTGCTAACGTTGAGATCAGAGAAACCTTTAAAATTACTAAAGTTGGTACAATTGCCGGATGTATGGTGTTGGATGGTACGATTACACGTAATAGTAAAATCCGTATTGTTAGAGATGGTGTGGTAATTTATACAGGTGAATTGGCTTCGTTGAAACGCTATAAAGATGATGTTAAAGAGGTATCGAGAGGCTATGAGTGCGGATTGAATATCCATAACTTTAACAATATTGAAGTAGGTGATATTGTTGAGGCTTATGAACAAGTAGAGGTTAAGAGAAAATTATAA
- the panC gene encoding pantoate--beta-alanine ligase, translated as MEVLNTIAALKSLLGPIKLAKQKIALVPTMGALHKGHVSLIKMAQQQADIVVCSIFVNPTQFTDPKDLEKYPRPLEHDMAMLKDAGCDVVFMPSVKEMYPAEEKWHIDLGPAEFLLEGEFRKGHYQGVTQIVKKLFDAISPDVAFFGQKDYQQVLMIQNMVAYFNLPVQIISCPIIREDDGLAMSSRNIHLDATDRKNALVLSRALTYVSENFKNKSIPELLEKAKQLIEETPGVELDYFTIADGQTLLPETDKNDQNIIALVAAKVGQTRLIDNMILS; from the coding sequence TTGGAAGTACTAAATACTATTGCGGCGTTAAAGTCGTTGCTTGGTCCAATTAAATTGGCTAAGCAGAAAATTGCTTTAGTGCCAACTATGGGTGCGTTGCATAAAGGCCATGTATCGTTAATAAAGATGGCTCAGCAGCAGGCAGATATAGTGGTTTGCAGCATATTTGTTAACCCAACTCAATTTACTGATCCAAAGGATCTGGAAAAATATCCACGGCCACTTGAGCATGATATGGCTATGCTTAAAGATGCCGGATGCGATGTGGTATTTATGCCCTCTGTAAAGGAAATGTACCCAGCCGAAGAAAAATGGCACATAGACCTTGGCCCAGCAGAATTTCTTTTAGAAGGAGAGTTCAGAAAAGGCCACTATCAGGGAGTTACCCAAATCGTAAAAAAACTATTTGATGCCATAAGTCCTGATGTTGCTTTCTTTGGGCAAAAAGACTACCAGCAGGTATTAATGATCCAGAATATGGTTGCTTACTTTAATCTTCCGGTTCAAATTATCTCCTGTCCGATTATTAGAGAAGACGATGGATTGGCCATGAGTTCAAGAAATATCCATCTTGATGCTACCGACAGAAAAAATGCGTTAGTATTAAGTAGAGCTCTTACTTATGTAAGCGAAAATTTTAAGAACAAAAGTATTCCTGAGCTTTTAGAAAAGGCAAAGCAATTAATTGAAGAAACCCCGGGAGTAGAGCTGGATTACTTTACAATTGCCGATGGCCAAACACTTTTGCCCGAAACAGATAAAAATGATCAGAATATTATAGCTCTTGTTGCTGCCAAAGTAGGGCAAACAAGGCTTATAGATAATATGATACTTAGCTGA
- a CDS encoding DUF4270 domain-containing protein translates to MKFIKLDLLTLLIGLFLFASCKDANTIGLTPEGENPIKGVLDNTVLVDSKTVLDSATASIGLARHPLGYISGDATFGTTEASLSMTVSLPSNSYNFGGIPSVDSAILVLPYSTQFYGDTTTSVYSLNVHQLKDDLSLQKIFLSNKVWPVETELVGSLTAKIKPKTPFKITDIVNGKPDTLKTVAPQLRIKLSNAFIQEHILNVDSALRSTNTKFSAIFKGLQVSVNKTASTGPGGIMFINFGGTDANLQIYYKKQVGTSVIEKDTVSVNFPISSTSGPIAATVKHDYTGTPIKAQLDAPTASFDVTYLQALAGVRNKISFPGLNAFIEKVKAGNANARIVINRAELVVNLKSGTDVSPWNAAQRLSLYRLDIAGQRANIPDGDGPTQANPQPLDTYAGSEAAFGGFYDVTNKRYIFTVTSYLQAIIDNKTKDYGTYLAPSSLTEYNLYPSLTSGARSIINTATPATGEKGIKLNIYYMRVD, encoded by the coding sequence ATGAAATTTATAAAACTAGACTTATTGACCCTGTTGATAGGTCTTTTTCTTTTTGCATCTTGTAAAGATGCTAATACTATTGGCCTTACGCCCGAAGGAGAAAATCCTATTAAAGGTGTTTTAGACAATACCGTTCTTGTTGATTCTAAGACAGTGCTTGATTCGGCTACTGCATCAATTGGATTGGCAAGACATCCTCTAGGTTATATTAGCGGAGATGCTACTTTTGGAACTACAGAAGCAAGCCTTTCTATGACGGTAAGCCTTCCTTCGAACAGCTATAATTTTGGAGGCATCCCGTCTGTGGATTCGGCAATTCTTGTTTTACCTTACTCAACTCAGTTTTATGGTGATACTACTACTTCGGTTTATAGCCTGAATGTGCATCAGCTTAAAGATGACCTGTCTTTACAAAAGATATTTCTAAGCAACAAAGTATGGCCTGTAGAAACTGAATTGGTAGGCTCACTTACAGCTAAGATAAAACCAAAAACTCCTTTTAAAATTACTGATATAGTAAATGGCAAACCTGATACACTTAAAACGGTTGCTCCGCAATTAAGAATAAAACTTAGCAATGCATTTATTCAGGAACATATTTTAAATGTTGATTCAGCTTTAAGATCAACCAATACTAAATTCTCAGCTATTTTTAAAGGCCTTCAGGTTAGTGTAAACAAAACCGCATCAACTGGTCCTGGTGGCATAATGTTCATTAATTTTGGCGGAACTGATGCCAATCTTCAGATATATTACAAGAAGCAGGTTGGAACCAGTGTTATCGAAAAAGATACGGTATCGGTTAATTTCCCAATATCATCAACTTCAGGTCCTATTGCAGCAACTGTTAAGCATGATTACACAGGAACACCCATCAAAGCACAGTTAGATGCACCTACAGCATCATTTGATGTTACGTATCTGCAGGCTCTTGCCGGAGTAAGGAACAAAATTTCTTTCCCTGGGTTAAATGCTTTTATTGAAAAAGTAAAAGCTGGTAATGCAAATGCACGTATAGTAATCAACAGGGCAGAATTGGTTGTTAACCTTAAGAGCGGAACAGACGTATCTCCATGGAATGCTGCACAGAGATTATCTCTTTACAGGCTTGATATTGCTGGTCAGAGAGCAAACATTCCGGATGGAGATGGACCTACACAAGCCAATCCACAACCGCTTGATACTTATGCAGGTTCTGAAGCCGCATTTGGTGGGTTTTACGACGTGACCAACAAGAGATATATTTTTACTGTGACCAGCTATCTGCAGGCTATAATTGACAATAAAACGAAAGACTATGGAACTTACCTGGCCCCTAGTTCACTTACCGAATACAATCTTTACCCTTCATTAACGTCTGGGGCAAGATCAATCATAAACACTGCTACTCCGGCTACAGGCGAAAAAGGTATTAAGCTAAATATCTATTATATGAGGGTAGACTAG
- the rimP gene encoding ribosome assembly cofactor RimP, with amino-acid sequence MQIEKRVTELVEEKISDRPELFLVEVKMLPNNKLIIHVDGDQGITIQDCAAISRHVGFHLEEENTIDKAYNLEVSSPGVGEPLKLKRQYDKNVGRDLSVKLAAGEIKEGKLLSVDDNGITIEAKVKEKGKKAILVETGIDFSSITETKVLISFK; translated from the coding sequence ATGCAGATAGAAAAAAGAGTAACAGAGTTAGTAGAAGAAAAAATTTCGGACAGACCGGAGTTGTTTCTTGTTGAGGTGAAAATGCTGCCAAATAACAAACTGATTATCCATGTTGATGGCGATCAAGGAATCACAATACAGGATTGCGCGGCTATTAGCAGACATGTTGGTTTTCATTTGGAAGAAGAAAACACCATTGATAAAGCATATAATCTGGAGGTTTCATCGCCTGGTGTAGGTGAGCCATTGAAGCTGAAAAGACAATACGATAAAAACGTTGGGCGTGATTTAAGTGTAAAACTTGCTGCCGGCGAAATAAAAGAAGGTAAGTTACTTTCTGTAGATGATAATGGCATCACTATAGAAGCAAAAGTGAAAGAAAAAGGAAAAAAGGCGATTCTGGTAGAAACCGGAATAGATTTTAGTAGTATAACAGAAACAAAGGTTTTAATTTCATTTAAATAA
- a CDS encoding glycogen/starch synthase has product MAKTKLLIVTHEMSPFLELTKISEITRQLPQAMQDKGFEIRILMPRFGNINERRNRLHEVIRLSGMNIIIDDNDNPLIIKVASIPAARMQVYFLDNEDYFQRKYVFRDKEDKFYADNDERTIFFCKGALETVKKLGWSPDIVHCHGWMTSLVPAYIKTTYKNDPTFKNSKVVYSIYEDCFSEKMNADLYKKAVMNSMTVEDTKVFEKADCSALHIGAVTYSDAVVLADENINSDVLKFVKDSNKPTLAFNLTENFENFYSLYEEISDEELVSIA; this is encoded by the coding sequence ATGGCCAAAACGAAGCTACTGATTGTTACACACGAGATGTCGCCTTTCCTTGAACTCACAAAGATTTCAGAAATTACCCGTCAGTTACCTCAGGCAATGCAAGATAAAGGATTTGAAATCCGTATCTTAATGCCAAGGTTTGGGAATATTAATGAAAGAAGGAACAGATTACACGAGGTTATCCGTCTTTCAGGTATGAATATCATTATTGATGACAATGATAACCCGTTGATCATTAAAGTTGCCTCAATTCCGGCAGCAAGAATGCAAGTTTACTTCCTGGATAATGAAGATTATTTCCAACGCAAGTATGTATTTAGAGATAAGGAGGACAAGTTTTATGCCGACAACGACGAAAGAACAATTTTCTTCTGTAAAGGTGCCCTTGAAACTGTTAAAAAATTAGGCTGGTCGCCGGATATTGTTCATTGCCATGGCTGGATGACTTCTTTAGTACCTGCATATATTAAAACAACCTATAAAAACGATCCTACTTTCAAAAATTCAAAAGTAGTGTATTCAATTTATGAGGATTGTTTCTCTGAAAAAATGAATGCTGATCTGTATAAAAAAGCTGTAATGAACTCAATGACTGTTGAGGACACCAAAGTATTTGAAAAAGCAGACTGCAGTGCCCTGCATATTGGAGCTGTAACTTATTCTGACGCGGTAGTTTTAGCTGATGAAAACATCAATAGTGATGTGTTAAAATTTGTTAAAGATTCTAATAAGCCAACTTTAGCTTTTAATTTAACCGAAAATTTCGAAAACTTCTATTCATTATATGAGGAGATTTCGGATGAAGAATTGGTTTCAATAGCTTAA
- the panD gene encoding aspartate 1-decarboxylase has protein sequence MIIEILKSKIHRVKVTQAELNYVGSITIDEDLMDAAQIIANEKVQIVNNNNGERFETYVIKGERGTGTVCLNGATARKVQVGDILIIMSYGSLPIEEAKKYHPILVFPDDNNHLLK, from the coding sequence ATGATTATCGAGATATTAAAATCGAAGATCCACCGTGTTAAAGTAACACAGGCAGAACTGAATTATGTTGGAAGTATTACCATTGATGAAGATTTAATGGATGCTGCCCAAATTATTGCAAACGAGAAAGTACAGATCGTAAATAACAATAACGGCGAGCGTTTTGAAACCTATGTAATAAAAGGTGAAAGGGGAACAGGAACCGTTTGTTTAAATGGAGCTACAGCCCGTAAAGTTCAGGTTGGTGATATACTGATCATCATGTCTTACGGATCTTTACCTATAGAAGAAGCTAAAAAATATCACCCAATATTAGTTTTTCCTGATGATAATAACCATCTGCTGAAATAG
- a CDS encoding nucleoside triphosphate pyrophosphohydrolase family protein, which produces MKESNSLNQVAEFHRTFKHPIENSPIIPSKQRSDLRVSLLVEEVKELQQAIEDNNLVEVADALCDIQYVLAGAILEFGLAHKFKDLFDEVHRSNMSKACKSEEEANQTIAHYKAKDDSDSYFKEEDSLFLVYRTKDNKTLKSVNYSPADLESIL; this is translated from the coding sequence ATGAAAGAGTCAAACTCATTGAATCAGGTAGCCGAATTTCACAGAACATTTAAGCACCCCATAGAGAATTCGCCAATTATTCCATCAAAACAAAGAAGTGACTTAAGGGTTTCGTTGCTGGTTGAAGAGGTGAAGGAATTGCAACAAGCAATTGAAGACAATAACCTTGTTGAAGTAGCAGATGCTTTATGCGATATACAGTACGTTTTGGCCGGTGCTATTTTAGAGTTTGGACTAGCCCATAAATTTAAAGACCTTTTCGATGAAGTGCACCGTTCAAATATGAGTAAGGCATGTAAGTCGGAAGAAGAAGCCAACCAAACAATTGCTCATTACAAAGCTAAAGACGATAGTGATTCTTATTTCAAAGAAGAAGATTCGTTGTTTTTAGTATACAGAACCAAAGATAACAAGACTTTAAAATCTGTAAATTACTCTCCAGCCGATTTGGAGAGTATTCTTTAA
- a CDS encoding phage holin family protein yields MKLIVEILLMGLAVFLGAKIVPGVQVDGYGSAIIAAVLIALANSTIGFILRLFTFPINFLTLGLMSFIITVLMILLVDYLMAGFNTTGFWAAALLAIVIALIKAVFGAIAGSDKD; encoded by the coding sequence ATGAAACTAATTGTAGAAATTTTATTAATGGGCCTTGCGGTATTTCTGGGCGCCAAAATTGTACCGGGAGTACAAGTAGATGGTTATGGATCTGCAATTATTGCAGCCGTATTAATTGCACTCGCAAATTCAACAATCGGATTTATTTTGCGTTTGTTTACTTTCCCCATCAACTTCCTTACTTTAGGGTTGATGTCGTTCATTATTACCGTTTTAATGATCTTACTGGTTGATTACCTAATGGCCGGATTTAATACTACAGGTTTTTGGGCCGCAGCATTGTTAGCAATTGTAATTGCCTTAATTAAGGCTGTGTTTGGAGCTATTGCAGGTTCTGATAAAGATTAA
- a CDS encoding acyl-CoA dehydrogenase, translating to MLFQLSEEQLMIQQAARDFAQNELKPGVIERDEHQKFPAEQVKKLGELGFLGMMVSEKYSGSGMDAISYVLVMEELSKIDASASVVVSVNNSLVCYGLETYGSEFQKEKYLKPLASGEKIGAFCLSEPEAGSDATSQQTTAEDKGDYYLLNGTKNWITNGGTASTYLVIAQTNKALKHKGINAFIVEKGMEGFTVGPKENKLGIRGSDTHSLMFNDVKVPKENRIGEDGFGFKFAMKTLEGGRIGIAAQALGIASGAYELALSYAKQRKSFGKSIAEHQAIAFKLADMATSIEAARMLVYKAAWLKDRGQSYTLAGSMAKLYASKVAMDVTVEAVQIHGGYGFVKEYHVERLMRDAKITQIYEGTSEIQKMVISREIIR from the coding sequence ATGCTATTTCAACTAAGTGAAGAACAATTGATGATTCAGCAGGCAGCAAGGGATTTTGCACAAAATGAACTTAAGCCAGGAGTTATTGAAAGAGATGAGCACCAAAAATTTCCGGCTGAGCAGGTAAAAAAGCTTGGTGAACTGGGTTTTTTAGGGATGATGGTTTCAGAAAAATACAGTGGCAGCGGTATGGATGCTATTTCATACGTGCTGGTGATGGAAGAGCTATCTAAAATAGATGCATCAGCATCTGTAGTTGTTTCTGTAAACAATTCATTGGTGTGTTACGGTTTAGAAACGTACGGATCTGAATTTCAAAAAGAAAAGTATTTAAAACCCCTGGCATCCGGCGAAAAGATCGGAGCCTTTTGCCTTTCGGAACCCGAAGCCGGATCTGATGCCACTTCGCAACAAACTACTGCCGAAGATAAAGGCGACTATTACCTTTTAAACGGAACCAAAAACTGGATTACCAACGGTGGTACAGCATCAACATATCTTGTAATTGCACAAACAAATAAAGCTTTAAAGCATAAAGGAATAAATGCATTTATTGTAGAGAAAGGTATGGAAGGTTTTACGGTTGGCCCAAAAGAAAACAAATTGGGCATCCGTGGTTCTGATACACATTCTCTAATGTTTAACGACGTTAAAGTGCCAAAAGAGAATAGAATTGGTGAAGATGGGTTTGGATTTAAGTTTGCCATGAAAACGCTGGAGGGAGGCCGAATTGGCATTGCAGCACAGGCGCTTGGCATTGCATCCGGAGCATATGAGCTGGCGTTAAGCTACGCTAAACAACGTAAATCGTTTGGTAAGTCCATTGCAGAACATCAGGCAATAGCTTTTAAGCTTGCAGATATGGCCACCAGCATAGAAGCAGCAAGAATGTTGGTTTATAAAGCGGCATGGTTAAAAGACCGGGGGCAATCCTACACGCTTGCCGGCTCAATGGCTAAGCTGTATGCTTCAAAAGTAGCCATGGATGTAACGGTAGAGGCTGTTCAGATACACGGCGGTTATGGATTCGTAAAAGAGTATCATGTTGAGCGATTGATGCGTGACGCTAAGATCACCCAGATTTACGAAGGAACTTCTGAAATTCAAAAAATGGTAATCTCCAGAGAGATTATCCGTTAA
- the nusA gene encoding transcription termination factor NusA: MSNINLIDSFQEFKDFKNIDRPTVISVLEEVFRSMLRKKYGTDENCDVIVNPDNGDLEIWRTRKVMEDGFSEDDDLEIELAEVKQLDPDMEVGDDYIEQITLESFGRRAILAARQTLVSKVLELEKDEIFKKYKDRVGEIVTGEVYQVWKKETLVLDDEGNELMMPKTEQIPADYFKKGDTVRAVILKVDMVNSTPKIIISRIAPEFLQRLFEIEVPEIFDGLITIKKIVREPGERAKVAVESYDDRIDPVGACVGMKGSRIHGIVRELKNENIDVINFTNNISLYITRALSPAKITSIKLDDETKHASVYLKPDQVSLAIGRGGHNIKLAGKLTGYEIDVYREAGEEDEDVDIEEFSDEIDSWIIDELKAIGCDTAKSVLALSVDELVKRTDLEEETIKEVMSILKSEFE, translated from the coding sequence ATGAGCAATATTAATTTAATCGATTCATTTCAGGAGTTCAAGGACTTTAAGAACATCGACCGCCCTACAGTGATTAGTGTGCTGGAAGAGGTATTTCGCAGTATGTTGCGTAAAAAATATGGTACTGATGAGAATTGTGACGTAATTGTTAACCCGGATAACGGAGATTTAGAGATCTGGCGTACCAGAAAAGTGATGGAAGATGGCTTTTCTGAGGACGATGATTTAGAAATTGAACTTGCTGAGGTTAAACAGTTGGATCCGGATATGGAAGTTGGCGACGATTACATTGAGCAGATCACTTTAGAGAGTTTTGGAAGAAGAGCTATTTTAGCTGCCCGCCAAACTCTTGTTTCAAAAGTATTAGAACTTGAAAAAGACGAAATCTTTAAAAAATATAAAGACAGGGTTGGTGAGATTGTAACCGGAGAGGTTTACCAGGTTTGGAAAAAAGAAACACTGGTTCTTGATGATGAAGGCAACGAATTAATGATGCCTAAAACTGAACAGATCCCGGCTGATTATTTCAAAAAAGGTGATACCGTTCGTGCCGTAATCCTTAAAGTGGATATGGTGAACAGCACTCCAAAAATTATTATTTCCAGAATTGCCCCTGAGTTTTTACAGCGCTTATTCGAAATTGAAGTTCCTGAGATTTTTGATGGTTTAATTACCATTAAGAAAATTGTTCGTGAACCGGGAGAAAGAGCTAAAGTTGCTGTAGAATCTTACGATGATAGAATTGATCCGGTAGGAGCTTGTGTGGGTATGAAAGGTTCCCGTATACATGGTATTGTTAGAGAGCTTAAAAATGAAAATATTGATGTAATTAACTTTACCAATAACATTTCATTATATATAACCAGAGCGCTAAGCCCTGCAAAAATCACCTCTATTAAGTTAGATGATGAAACAAAACATGCTTCAGTTTACTTAAAACCTGATCAGGTTTCGTTGGCAATTGGTCGCGGTGGTCATAACATTAAACTTGCCGGAAAATTAACCGGTTATGAAATAGATGTATACCGTGAAGCTGGTGAAGAGGATGAGGATGTGGATATTGAAGAATTCTCGGATGAGATCGATAGCTGGATCATCGATGAGCTAAAAGCTATCGGATGTGATACTGCTAAAAGTGTGTTAGCACTTTCCGTTGATGAATTGGTTAAACGTACCGATTTGGAGGAAGAAACCATCAAGGAAGTGATGAGTATTTTGAAATCAGAATTTGAATAA